A region of the Melanotaenia boesemani isolate fMelBoe1 chromosome 6, fMelBoe1.pri, whole genome shotgun sequence genome:
GAAAGGACAAAAACATTACGTGAGAAACTGatgtttaaaaatacacatttttatgtaaCAAGGATTATAATTAGGTTGTGTTTATTTCTCTTGAAAATATTAAGCATTCTTTCAGTAAAATCACATCCGTTTTCAGACTTGCTGATTGATGCAGTCTAATTAACAAAGTGTGGgtgaaaagaatgaatgaatccaCTCTTACCTGGAGGTCGGGGTTGAAGCTGAAGAGGAAGGTCTCTCCAGTGCCGTAGCAGTATTTACTGACTCTGAATGGATCAGATGAAAAAGCTCCAAACACCTGAAAATACCAAGAAAGCAGTTAGTAAACGAAGGCAtcagtttgctttttttttttttgttctaaaaAGGTTTAAGATCAAGCTGCAAACCTTTTTGTGCATGTCTTTGATGACCAGCAGCACAGGACTGTCCAGACCAGACATATTCCTGTAGAGTGTCTTCAGGCTGCTCCCATGGATGGCTGTGCTGTAGACCAGATGCCACGGATAGCCCTGGGTCCTTGGTGGCATGTGACCAGCCAGCTGTTAAGAAAGAAACTGCTGATCAAATAATGTCCTTAAAGATCATTTGATAATAAACATTCGAGACAGAACAGATATTGATGGATATGTTTTTGTGGACACTTGTCCACATGGATGTATCAGAAATGCTGCATGACTTACTCTCTGTAGGTGGTGATCATCTAACAGCTGGCTCTGGCTGCTCAGGACAGGGAGAACATCATCAACTTCCTGGTACTCCTGCTCCTCTGGTTCAGACTCCACTGAGCTGCACAGACTGAGGCGACGCTTGGAGTCCTTCACTGTGATAATCTGCAACAGTTCACAAGGTGCAACAAGTTGGtgagaaaacaaatgcatttaaagCTGATCCTTTTTAACACGTTTTTCATATGCActacattttcctttaaattgtTTCCCTGCATTACAATTCAGAAGATTTACAGGCTGCCCACATGTCAAACAACACCTGCCCTTTAGATTTAATAACCTGAAATATCATAGTTTTGCACAGTTTCATTACAAAACTCACCTCAACATAAGGCTCCAAACAACCACTGGCAAAATAAAGCACTTTAATATCTGGTCGCATTAGCTTCATAGCTGCTGATTTCTCTGTCAAGTTCTGCACTCTGCTGTACCACATGTCTGCTGTCTAGAGGCAGTAGTCCTCAGTTATGTACCCTCTGGGTGAATTTCACTTTCATTGGTCGGAAACTCGAGTAGATGTCTGCTCATTGGTTAGCTCTGCCAGTGACGGTTACTTTCTTCCCTTTACTGGAAAGTGAAACTTGGGTTTTTGGATTGAAAGACAGGATGTCCATATATAGTCAGTAGGATTTCCCACAAGCTCAGACATAACTGCCTCTGCTCTGCTTCCTAGGTTGCTGTAAGTAAGCAGGGAGGACTTTTTCTACAGTAATGAACCCACTAAACAACCCCACGGAGCATTTTTAAATAGATGGCTGGAACCCATAAATGTGCAGGGTTTTGTTGGAAAACTAACCTCCCAGTTTTCATCGGTTTCAGTGTTTCTGACAGGTTTGCTGAGCAGCTTGTTGATCACAGTGGCATCCTTGTTCACTATCAGATAACTCTTCTGATGTTTCTCTCTGATGAGGTAACGAGGCTGGCTGCATCTCTTATTGCCTTTAGTGTAGATTTCTGGTGACCACTCCACAAAGAAGGTGAAGAGATGTTCAGCCCTGTAGACAAAGAGACAACATGCATcttattattaatgaaaaataaaaatatatcataTTATACTTGAGTTGTTGTAGCTCAGGTGTTCATTTGTGTGGCTTGAAATTATATAAGCAGCCTGTATTCCATTCTAACATAACAGATCACTTTAAAGGTGTCCTAAGATAGCGCCTTTATTACAATAAGCACCTAAATACAATAAGCTGGTTGTTAGTGCTCAAAACCACATAATGGATCTTCTCTCCACTTTCCATGTGAGTGGTAACAAACTGGCAATTGAACAAAGGACTTTTGCCACAAGTTAAGATATGTCTTGGCATGAAAAGTTAAACTGTGAAAGAGACATTTAATGCTTTAAGCATTAGTCATGGAGTCCTGTGGTTATCAATGCATacaattctgtttttttccctcttcctgtCTCACTCATtcgttctggcacatccaaagATGCTTAAACTCCTCGACCTCCAAAGCTGATCTACCTCTGCAATAATACCTTTACCATGTTAAAACAGCAATAACTACATTTTCCCTCTTTTGCACAGACGTCTCAGTGACAGCAGCTAAcacttaaacattaaattattcCACATAACTTTGCAGTATATCTGTTTTGCACACATACAATTATGAGTGAAACTGAAGTTTAGAGTCTTGCATTGTTAGCAGTAAAATGTCTTGTAAGCTcatattgttttctttcttaagttAAGTTAAAAATGCAAATCAAAATGCTCCCATGCTGAAAAAACTTCAGAGAAAACCACAATGTTCAGCACCCAGCATCACAATGTTCACAGACTCCTCAGAGATTTGTTTTACTTACTCTCCAACACTGTAGGCAACTCCCATGACGAACTGAAGACTTGATGGTGAACTATACGAACAAAAAAGACAGTTGATAGTTCGAAGGATCAGTGCTACAGAAAAATTTCTACTCCGAGCCTGCCATCCCTGCTTTTTTATAGAAGCGGATCAATTGCTGAGATAAGCTCCTTTGACCATTAACCCCTTCTTTcccagttgacagctccacacGACCCTGCACACATTCTCGCAATGATTTCATAACGGTGCTTGAAAGCCAAAGCTGGTCACATATTAACTTGACATGCTCTGGGTCCCTGTCCTTAGGTTTAACTGGAGTTCAGGCatttactgtgtcagagtaaggCTCAGTGACAGAAAAAGGTGACTTGACAGAAAGATAAAGACCTGGATGTATGTCAGCCTGGATGATTATCTTTTTATGTGCCTTTTTGTCTCCTAGGATTTGTCTGTCTTATCATCTCATCAATAGTGAAGAGTATGGAGGTTTCCATTTAAAAGGATTAACTGTTACTCTACAGGAGTATTGTATTTTGCAGGCCATTGGCAATTCAGTGAAGCTCACAGCCACATGATCTGACTTTTCAACtagttagaaataaataaagttggccaTGTGaattacatttgtttaaaatgttgattGAAATGTTTGCTTTACAAAACCATTGAAGTAAATGaatgacaaagaaaactattcttctCATTAATGATTTTTTATACTAAAAGTACAAAACATATTATCACTAGTACATTATATTGTTTTAGCTACTGCTCTCAATACAAGAACCAAGATTGGAAATAATTAttgattctttttattttcacctaACGCAAATATAGTCATTAAGTCATCAAGTTTGGTGTTTTCCCACTCTTTCTGCACATTAAGCTTGTCTAAATGTGGCTACAGATAAATCTTTTAGCTATGGTCTAAATACTGGATGTGTattaaaaggatttaaaaaaaaaattaaacacaccACTTTCTACATTTTAATCTAGTCATTTCCATTTCTCCAGTCTGTTTTTCTCAGGTTTCAACCATGTGAAATAAAAACgaacagctttattaaagtaaggAAGTTGATTGCAACAGGTTGTTTTGTGCACAATGTGCATGCAGTTGATATCACACAAATTCTTGTGATGAGGCTACAGACACTTTTGGGTGTGTTGTGGTTATGCTACAGTAACTTTATGATGATACATGGATGACAAAGCAGTGATGCAGTAGCACAATGTCATGAAGCCAAGCTCTATAATCTACACACCCACATCATTTAAGACCTTCATCTGAGGAGTCTCCACCCTATCAGTACTTTTGTAGTCTGAGCCTAAATATCAAGATTTAATCAGAGGACTAAACCCTGATTACAGTTTTGACTAATTGTTAAAAATCAGTACCGGGCATTCAGACCTGATCAGTTCCAGTGTTGGATATTATCAACATACTAATGTTCAAACACAATCACAAtgttgtctgatttttttttctgtctgtgctcATTAGGATTACAGAGTATggacaaataaacagatttagaaTGACAATAGATCCAAATTATCTGAACACATTGATCTGTTGAATCAGTAATCCTATCTGGGAGAACTGCTTTGAGGCTGTTTTTCCCAAATAGCTTCACTTTTATGTCTAGATCTTTCTACAGTCTTCTCTCCTCCTGCAGATAATCATTTTGAgctgttttaaataaatcaataaaaaactgTAAGGTTAAGATAAAATGTTGGAGCCACAGTACCAGGACTGTATTCAGACTTATGATAATGGTACCAGTGCACAAGCCCACTGTTGTTTATCTTCCTATGTCAAACCAGAGGATTACTATAAGGAGTCAACAATCAGCCTTAATGTTCTTACTCAAGAGAAATAGGACGGAGAAAATCAATTTGAGACAGTGTCTGTTTCGTCACACAGAAAGATCAATAGATAGGCACATTGACACACACTTGTACacactttaaaatgtaaatgcatgcaaacacaggCAGACATGCAAACTCTCATCTCTGCACACCtgacacatacatacatttgaGTCCTATGTGCACATGAGCATACTGTGTTATATTAAAACATTGTATTCCAGTTACCCAACTACACTAACTGTTCATTTTGGGTAATAGTTTGGATTTTTGTGTCTCCTTTTTGCAACATGAGGCCCGTATTATGGCTGTTAATGGCGTGATGATGTTTTGAGTTCTGCTCTGCTGAcgttggatttatttatttattttttaatgttctttttagtttgtaataaaaatacatttattttcttctcctttgCCATCACAGGttacagtttattttgttttatttttgccgTTTGGATCAGTAAACTGTAATTAACAAGTAGTCTTTTGAGCCATTTGCCCGTAGGTCATTACAACATTCTTCTGTGGCTGAAAACAAATGTGCTGCAGTGTATTACCTACTGTGCGTATTCGTCATTTCCTTGGCAGCAGGGTGAGGAGCTGCCTTTTTTTCACCTCTCCTCCAGTTCCTGTAAATCCTCTCTTTCCCTTGCATGCCTTGCCCCACAACCAGTCATGGGAAAAACCACTGTGaagcagccacacacacacacacacacacacacacacacacacacacgcacacacacacatacaggggCTGGTTTATATTGCCTGTAGGGATTCTGCACTGACACAATGCATTAGGCCCTTATTCTAACCTTAACCATCACAACTGAATACTTATCCTTAGACCCTCTTGTAACCTAATTTTAACCTGGACCCTACAAACAAATTTTAACCTCTGAAAAACACTGTACCAGTGGGAACAAAATTGCAGTCCTCATGTGTACAGCAAGTCCATTACTTGGTAGCCCTTGTTGGatacaaaaaaaagtacacactcatacacaaaGACTGAGACAAAGCTCACTTGAAATGCTCCACAGACTCatatgttagattttttttcttaaacttgtAAGCCTTTTGTTCTTCTGTTTTCCTGAGTTGCCACTGTTTCAGCATGCGGGACGCAAAGGTATGCTCCACAAACTGATTGATAAATCCAAAAAACTGATGTCATTAACAGCCACAACTAGATGAGACATGCTGAGCTTGGGGTTTTCCACTGCACAGTGCATGGAATTCAAAGAATTAACCTTGACTGGCTGCTGAAGCATCACCATCATAATAAGAACCTtatatttctgatttttttaaaaaaactatctCTCTGATTCACCAGGGACAAACAAATGATAGAAGCTATAACAGCACTGAGACTCATTTTGGGTTTCAACATAAATTAACTGCTGAGAACATTTCTAATTGTGTCCTCCAAACCCTTTTCACACAAACACTGCTAGTGAGTTCGGCTCTAGACCCACTAGACCACACCTGTTGATCCTGCCCAACCCGCTAGCCAGCAGCAGGGGAAGCTTGGCACTGATGTCCCCTGCAGAAGAAGTATAAACTGgaacaatgtcaacacaaacagaaaatctgaGATATTAATTTTAACTGAGTTTATCACATTGTATATGAAATtaattactttcttttcttAGAGAATGAATTATATGATTATTTCAACCAATCAAGGTTTGTGTTCCTGAATTTGTATGGTAGCAGTTCACATAGAGaagcatgaaaaaacaaacaaataaaaacagcactTTAATAGTTTAAATAATTAGACCACAGGTGACTATAATATCTTAAAAATCACATGTTTAAAAGTTAcaattaacattaaaacaagttataattaatgtgttagaGCATTTTGCCTCAAACACACATTAAATCCAACAGGGACATTGATTTTCAGCAATCTAAAGGTCCATCAGGAGCTGTTGCTGAAAGTCTGTGTTTGCATCTGCACACTGCAAGTATCTTTGCTTCCCACACAAAAAGTTATGAGTCTGTGCATGTAGGTTACAGGGTGCTGTTTCCTTTGTTCTCCATGTGACTGTGAATGCTTTAATTACAACTGCTGCTTCTATAGTTGTACACAGATGCAAGTCAACAGCACAGATATCTGTGCAATAATGCAACATGAATGAACATTTGTCAATCAGTTTAGAAAGCCTGTCTCCAGTTCACACAAAGGTTACAGGTGAAAGGTTATCAGTGTGGAAGTCCTGCTGTTTGatgctgtttaaaataattttaatacaggttttattcattcatcaCTTTCCCGCCGACATATTCTTCcttctttatgtgtgattataCCACAAAAAACTTTATGAttaatcaaaactgtttaattccAAGtaaatctttcttcttctgaGACTTAATTAATCCAGAGAGGTTTTCAAGCCCTCCTCGGGACTGAGAACTTTAACTTGAGTATTTCAGGATAAAAAATGATGTTCAGATTagtattttcattgtttgttccACTTTGCTCAGCCCAAGCCTCTTTCCGTTTTGTTTGTGCTTAGTCGAAGCATTTTTCCCTCTGCTTTGTTCGGACGTTTGTGCAAAAGCAGGTTAATGCAACGGCTGCAGCAAATCTCAGAGTCCAACAACTGGTTTTTGCTGGATCAGGGACTGCTAATCTGGCTGTTTCTATAAAAGGCCACAATAAGGACCAGAGACTACAAAGGTAATGCAAGTAAAGCTGTAGCATCTAGTACATTCTATACCTGAGGACTGTTAACCCAAATTACATCTTTTATGGAATCTCTTACGGTTTTCTTCTTGTATTTCGCCCTGTTGCACAAAGTCACCCTACATTTACTACCTGAAGGTAGACTGCTTACACAGCGCTTTTAACAGACTGAATCACTCAACCTAAAATAAATTAGTGACACGTTGATGTAATGAGTTAAGCAACATGTGGTAAAAGACTAATTTAGATGTCATGACAGTGTAACAGCTCAGTCAGTGTTAATCAGTGATGTCTCTGAGAGAATGAGTTTATATTGGCCCACATGTTGAACGGCTCACATTGCTGAGCACAGAGGTAGAAAAAAGTCTACGGGTAAACCTGtgagagaagaagaaaccagAATGTGGTTTCCTCTGCAGCTTGGGCCCTGCTACAAAGGAAATTAACATGGGTGAAAGATAAAAAGGGAATTTCTTATGTGCGTCATTTTTATTCCTGCATCTGTTAAGGTGTATTTCCGTTTATTTAATTCAGCTGAAACTTATCAAAATTTTTCACAATTCAAAGAGATcaaaataaaatttctgtacAATCTGACATGTTCTCTGTATAAAGCCTCCAGGACAAATCATCTGCTCATGTTAGTAATTATCCTCAggatttcagaattttttaagTGAACCACAATAACCTGAGCTCACCACGTACCAGCTTATCAGTCTGCCATCCACTTTGATCTGGATCGATTTAACTTCAACACAGATTGTTTGTCATGAAATTcagaaacagattaaataaaccTCAAATAAATCAACAGCAGGCCTTTCTGTAGACCTTTCCATCAGCAGCTGCTCACTTTTATTACTAAAAATAACCAACTGCTAATTAAACCAAACTCAACATGTTACAGGCTACATGTTAGAATGTTGTTCAGTACTAAAAgaaatatgatgaaaatgtggcaTTTCTCATCTTAGTCTTTATTTCAAGTCATCAGTTCAGCCTCACAGATCTCTTCACTGTTTGTAATCCGCTCCCATTTTATTTGGTGGTGATGTGAGGCTTATTTTCAGAAGACTGGCATGTCGGTTCCTACGTGACATCAGTGACTTCCATCGAGTACATAATGCCTGCTCGTTTCAATATTTAACCTTTGTCAAAATGTCAGATTAACAGAATCTGGTGGCCTGCCAAAATAAACCTGACTCTCAGCAACCTGAGCAACTTTTGCACTTTAGACCACACTGAACTTTACcagacagggaaaaaaaaatctagggCCAGCGTTGTGCTTGATAATTTCTGTCACTATGCAGCTTTTTTATGGACTGCCGTTAAACTAGACATGTAGGACAATGCTGCATCGGTTATGAGGGGTTTGACCAGTGACAATGCAAAGCCTCACTTTGCACTTCTGACATATGGAGGAGGTCTGTCCAGTCTACGTCCTGCATTGGTCTTTCACTGCCAGGATGGGGAAATGGTCACTTACAATGACCCTAAATCATTAATACAAACTACAATACAAATTCACAGTTGTCCTCATCTGAATCAGATAAATCATCAAGTACCAAAACTACTGATGCCACCTATACCTACAAAAGATACCTAAAAAATGATGTACACTGATAAATCAatcagtaaaatacatttaaaaataaaaaaaaaagtgtgataaGTATTTGACACATTTACGTTATTAATTATCTGTAGAATATAGGTTTCGAAACATATATGGAATAGTAAGATACAAACATTCAGTGTCTGTTTATTAATATTGTGTAAGTGtaataaggttttttttaaaagaagaatacATAAAATTACCCTTAAAGAGCaatattttcaaaaacaaatcccccaaaacataattaacaagacaaaaaaaaataaataaaaacaccccAAGATTATTATCTTTGTCCCTTAGGCCTCCATTTTGaagtttaatataaatatagcaACGTAATTTTGAAAACTGA
Encoded here:
- the LOC121642255 gene encoding nuclear receptor coactivator 7-like isoform X2, whose product is MWYSRVQNLTEKSAAMKLMRPDIKVLYFASGCLEPYVEIITVKDSKRRLSLCSSVESEPEEQEYQEVDDVLPVLSSQSQLLDDHHLQRLAGHMPPRTQGYPWHLVYSTAIHGSSLKTLYRNMSGLDSPVLLVIKDMHKKVFGAFSSDPFRVSKYCYGTGETFLFSFNPDLQLYRWSGDNSYFVSGNLQSLQIGGGGDGFGLWLDADLYHGASFSCPTFHNAPLSTHEDFIVHDVEVWTVQN
- the LOC121642255 gene encoding TLD domain-containing protein 2-like isoform X1, with amino-acid sequence MGVAYSVGEAEHLFTFFVEWSPEIYTKGNKRCSQPRYLIREKHQKSYLIVNKDATVINKLLSKPVRNTETDENWEIITVKDSKRRLSLCSSVESEPEEQEYQEVDDVLPVLSSQSQLLDDHHLQRLAGHMPPRTQGYPWHLVYSTAIHGSSLKTLYRNMSGLDSPVLLVIKDMHKKVFGAFSSDPFRVSKYCYGTGETFLFSFNPDLQLYRWSGDNSYFVSGNLQSLQIGGGGDGFGLWLDADLYHGASFSCPTFHNAPLSTHEDFIVHDVEVWTVQN